ACCAAAAGAAATGTCTTGGTGGATAGAGGAGTTTTAAGGGGCTTCCTTCACAGCCTTTACACAGCAAAGAAGCTAAAGACTGAGCCAACAGGGAACTCTCTTAGGGAGAGTTTCAAAAGTCTGCCTGCATGTGGCATAACTAATCTGTACATAGATAAAAAAGATGCAAAGCTGGAGGACCTCATAGGGTCTTATGAGGAAGTCTTTTTGGTGCTTGACCTGATGGGACTCCACACCGTTGATCCAGTGTCTGGGGACTTTTCCTTAGGTGCATCTGGTATAATTTATAAAAGAGGGCAAAAGGAGAAGAGCGTGAGGGGAGTTACCATAAGTGGTAATGTGCTTGAACTTTGGAAGAGCGTGGTAAAAGTGGGGGGCGATCTTACCTTCTATGGGAATGTAGGTTCTCCCTCTTTACTGATTGAGAAATTAACGGTGGGTGGGTGATCATGAAAAGACTTTTAGGACTTGCTTTCTGTCTGCTGGGTGTTTTTCTCATGCTTTTTGGAAGCCTGACCTCCTTTGAACTTTACGCAAAAGAAAGGCAGAGAAAAATAAACATAAATATGGCAGGTTTCATATTAGATGTTTACAATGGAGCGCCTTCTTCAAAAATTCTTTATCCTGAGTACTCCACCGTAATACTAAAGACCCAGGATGGGAAAGTAATAACTACGGAAAACTTGTTGAAGGTTTTTGACGAAAGCATGTACTCTTCGGACCTTTACAAAGACAAGAGAGGTAATGAAATTTATGTGTATGTGAAAAAACCTACCTTGGGTGAATATCTGTACTTCTTTTTAGAGAATCCTCTATCTTTTGGTGTGCTCGTTTCCGGTGCTTTGATGCTTTTTGTGGGGCTTTTCCTCCTCTTCACTGCAGAAGTCAAGGCGGTAACGAGTAGGAAGGAGATAGATGATGGTTTTATAAATGGTCTTAAGGCTCTCAGATTAACGCTCTCCACCAGCAGGATCATACCGGAGGAAAGTCTTAACCAAGCCAAAAGGATACTTGATGATATACTAAAAAAGTATGGGGGTAAGGTATGAAAGTACTCGTTGTGTCCTTTGATAAAAGCTTGATAAAGGGTATAAAGGAAGCCTTGAAGGATTACGAGATCATAGATGTAAAGAACGGAGAGGAGGCTATAAATACTGTATCCACTTATGTAGATGCTATAGTGTACGATGCCATATCCGGCTCCATATCGGAGGAAGACATAAATAACATGTACCAGAAGAGGTTTAAGGATGCCAAATACATAGTGCTGGTGGATGAGCTATTCCCCGTTGATATGAACAATATAATAGTAAAAAAGAAGGTGAAACTGCCCAGGGAGGAGGCCCTTAGCAGGATAAAAGAGGCGCTTTTGGAAGAGCCCAAGGAAGAGGAACTGCCTACCGCTCTTCCAGAGATAGAATTGGTATCTCCTCCTTTACCGCAAATAGAAACAGGCTATACAGAAACCCCACCTTATGAAGAGGGGAGAAGAAAGGTGCTTGTAGTTTCCTTTGATAGCACCTTGACGGATACCATAAAGGCGACGCTCGGTACGGATTATGACATTACAAGCGTTAAGAATGTAAAGGAAGCTATGGAGAAGGCAAGAGAGGCTGATGTGATCATATTTGACACTATTTCTGGTGTTATAGCACAAAAGGCTCTCATGGAGATGTCTCAGAGTGAAGAACTTTCCCAAAAGCAATACATCCTTCTCATAGATGAGCTTTTCACCATAGATGTGGACAGCATACCTCTTCCTTACAAGTATTCCTTCTCAAGGGAAGCACAGCTTGGAAGAGCCATAGAGAAGGCAAGAGAGCTTTTGAAAGCCCCTCCTCCCATTGAGGCAAAACCGGCAGTGGAAGAAAGCCCACCTCCCCCTCAAGAGGTTTCCGAGGAAGTGCTGGGTCTTTTGGATGAGCTTTTCAAAGAGCAGAAAGAAGAAATTCCTCTGGAACCTACATTTGAAAAGGCGGAAGAAACTCCCCCCAAGTCAGAAAAACCCCTTTTAGAACCTACTGCTATTGACCTGAGCCATCTTGAAAAAACTCTGAAGGAGCATATAAAGGAGGTCCTCTCACAGAAAGTTTTAGAAGAAGCCTTTAAAGATGCACTGCAAGAGCTATCTATGGTATCCTCCCTTGAGAAGGTCCTAAAGGAAGAGATAAACAGGCAGCTCTCACTCATAGATGTAGCTTCTATAATAAGGGAAGAGGCTTCCAAAGCGCTCAGGGAGAGGCTAAAAGAACTTATTACTTGACAAAGAGCATCTCGCTTTTGTACCATCCCCAAACGGTAGGGAAGAAGTTGCCAAACTTGGGATATACAGCAAGCATGCTTTTGGGCGTAGCTATAAATATCATGGGTTGCTCTTGAGTTATTATAAGAAAGGCTCTTTTGTATATTTCCACTCTTTTTTCCGGATTTAGCTCTCTTGCTCCCTCGTCAAAAAGTTCATCCACTTGCCTCTCCCAAGGAGTTTGAGGTGTTTCCTGCCTTGGGTTCCACATGTGCAATGTTCCAGAGGAGTGCCAGACATTCCTGCCAAAGTAGGGGTCTAAGCTGCCTGTAAGCCCTATTATAACCGCCTCCCAATCGTAAGGTGGTGAGCTTATCTTTGAAACTAAGGTGTTAAAATCTATGGGTCTGAATATAACCTTCACACCTATCTTCTCCAGGTCTTCCTTTATTATGTTCCCTATGGTTTCCCTCTCTTTGTTGCCTGCGTTGGTAAGAAGTACTATCTCAAGCTTGTGTCCATCAGGGTCTTCCAACACTCCGTCACCATCCCTGTCTTTGAACCCAATACTTTCAAGCATCTTTCTGGCGAGTTTAAGGTCATACTTGTACTTGGGGTAGTAGTTCTCATCGTAATATGGTCTGTTGGCGGGTGTGATGGGTGTGTAAAGGGGCTGGGCAAGCCCGTTATACACAAGATAGCATATACCTTCCCTGTCTATGGCATGAGATATAGCTTCTCTGAAGGTCTTATTTTGAAACCACCTGAGTTTATACTCAGGTATCTTGGCTCTTGGGTTCTGGTTAAAAACAAGAAAGGTGGTAGAAGGTGTAGGACCAAGGTCGTAAAGCTGGACAGACCTTATCCTTGACATAAACAGCAGATCTTGGGGTCTCACACCTATGTAATCAGCATCCTTTTTGGAGAATCTTAAAAGAGCTGTGTCTGGGTCTTGCACTATGATGCCTGTTAGCCTCTTTATGTAAGGTAGTTTATTTCCGTAAGGATCTCTCTCATAATAGTATGGATTTGCTTGGTACTCAACAAACTGTCCCTTTACATACCTCTTTATCACATAAGGTCCAGTCCCCACTATCTCCTTAGGGTCTGTGTCCACATTCCAAGCTGTGGAGAAATTTCCTTCTTTTACATACCTTTCCAGCTTGTGCTTGGGAAGTATGGAAGCGCTCAAGGTCTGGAGAAAGGGTGCGAAAGGCTCGGGCAGATTAAATTCTACCGTGTACCTGTCTATTTTTTTTACGAATTCTTGCGCATCCTTCTGACTCTTTATAATCCCTCTGAGTATGTCTCCTGTAGAGTTGGGAATGTCCTTATTAAGATAGAGATCTCTGTATGTGAAGACCACATCGTCGGCGGTAAAGTCGGTGCCATCGCTCCACTTTACATCCTTTCTAAGATGGAACACATAGCGTCTCCCTCCATCTTGCTCCTCCCAGCTTTGGGCAAGATCTGGTACCACCTGCATAGTTTTGAGGT
The DNA window shown above is from Hydrogenobacter thermophilus TK-6 and carries:
- a CDS encoding ABC transporter substrate-binding protein; this translates as MRGTFLAIVFVLLAFLPFYLSSSPSSENVSFIKLSPSEFVPSKGKEGGSMHFILNGDPKTLNPVVAQETTSTAVLNYLFTGLTKTDLKTMQVVPDLAQSWEEQDGGRRYVFHLRKDVKWSDGTDFTADDVVFTYRDLYLNKDIPNSTGDILRGIIKSQKDAQEFVKKIDRYTVEFNLPEPFAPFLQTLSASILPKHKLERYVKEGNFSTAWNVDTDPKEIVGTGPYVIKRYVKGQFVEYQANPYYYERDPYGNKLPYIKRLTGIIVQDPDTALLRFSKKDADYIGVRPQDLLFMSRIRSVQLYDLGPTPSTTFLVFNQNPRAKIPEYKLRWFQNKTFREAISHAIDREGICYLVYNGLAQPLYTPITPANRPYYDENYYPKYKYDLKLARKMLESIGFKDRDGDGVLEDPDGHKLEIVLLTNAGNKERETIGNIIKEDLEKIGVKVIFRPIDFNTLVSKISSPPYDWEAVIIGLTGSLDPYFGRNVWHSSGTLHMWNPRQETPQTPWERQVDELFDEGARELNPEKRVEIYKRAFLIITQEQPMIFIATPKSMLAVYPKFGNFFPTVWGWYKSEMLFVK